The proteins below come from a single Chitinophaga pinensis DSM 2588 genomic window:
- a CDS encoding GNAT family N-acetyltransferase yields MNGAIYVRHVSVKDAAQVAALSAELGYPSTVKDTITYIQAIDKSICDVAYVAVSGETVLGWIHVCYTIRLESGPFCEIGGLVVSRNTLGKGIGRLLVEKAKKWSAERNIEKLRVRSNVIREGSHAFYVKTGFVEYKQQKVFEYTIGAEVLNEKAAEGVKVVEGKNE; encoded by the coding sequence ATGAACGGTGCGATTTATGTCCGGCATGTGTCTGTAAAGGACGCAGCGCAGGTTGCAGCTTTATCAGCAGAGTTAGGTTACCCCTCGACAGTGAAAGACACTATTACTTACATCCAGGCTATTGACAAAAGTATCTGTGATGTGGCCTATGTCGCAGTTAGTGGAGAGACCGTTTTAGGATGGATTCATGTATGCTATACCATTCGTCTCGAATCAGGTCCGTTCTGCGAAATTGGCGGACTGGTAGTATCCCGTAATACTCTTGGAAAAGGTATTGGCAGATTGCTGGTTGAGAAGGCCAAAAAATGGTCTGCTGAAAGAAACATTGAAAAGCTGCGTGTGCGCAGTAATGTGATCAGAGAAGGATCACATGCCTTTTATGTTAAAACCGGCTTCGTCGAATACAAACAACAGAAGGTATTTGAATATACGATAGGAGCAGAGGTACTTAATGAAAAGGCAGCAGAAGGTGTGAAGGTTGTGGAAGGGAAGAACGAATAG
- a CDS encoding DinB family protein, which yields MTTITTLRQLFNRDLNKLKTEISAYQHEPALWTIDANIANSAGNLCLHLVGNLNTFIGLHLGQSGYVRDRDAEFSLKDVPRAELLQKIEDTIAIVDKALSALPPARLEQEYPIEVFEAKQTTGFMLIHLATHLTYHLGQINYHRRLLDR from the coding sequence ATGACTACAATAACAACACTCAGGCAGTTATTCAACCGGGATCTTAATAAGCTCAAGACAGAAATTTCCGCCTATCAGCATGAGCCTGCTCTATGGACAATTGATGCCAACATTGCAAACTCCGCAGGAAATCTTTGCTTACATCTGGTAGGAAATCTCAATACATTCATCGGACTTCATTTAGGACAGTCGGGTTATGTGCGCGACAGGGATGCTGAATTTTCCTTGAAGGATGTGCCGCGCGCTGAATTGTTGCAAAAGATAGAAGATACAATTGCTATAGTAGACAAAGCATTGTCTGCACTGCCACCAGCCAGACTGGAGCAGGAATACCCTATTGAGGTATTTGAAGCAAAACAAACCACCGGTTTTATGTTGATCCATCTGGCTACCCACTTAACATATCACCTGGGCCAGATTAATTACCACAGAAGATTACTGGACCGGTAA
- a CDS encoding glyoxalase superfamily protein, translating into MSIVKPVLRAFDYAKAMEFYVDWLGFQVDWEHRPEDTPFYLQLSMRDIILHLSEHHGDASPGASVYVDEFTDLRAYHQLLIDKQYKYNRPGMEEAFYDPSILLVTVNDPFYNKIIFAGKK; encoded by the coding sequence ATGTCAATAGTTAAGCCTGTCCTCCGCGCCTTCGACTACGCAAAAGCCATGGAGTTTTATGTTGATTGGTTAGGCTTCCAGGTGGACTGGGAACACAGACCGGAAGACACACCGTTTTACCTCCAGCTTTCTATGAGAGATATCATATTGCATCTTTCAGAACATCATGGAGATGCCAGTCCCGGTGCTTCGGTATATGTAGATGAATTTACAGACCTGCGTGCTTATCATCAGTTACTGATAGACAAACAATATAAATATAACCGTCCCGGAATGGAAGAAGCATTCTATGATCCTTCCATTTTATTAGTGACGGTAAACGATCCTTTTTATAATAAGATCATATTCGCAGGAAAGAAATAA
- a CDS encoding helix-turn-helix transcriptional regulator, whose amino-acid sequence MHIEQYKPVAVLQPFIRSIMIIESEYALQNEVLPDTSLVMAFRLKGNVAASDYGTLPSAVIAGLRKTSRTLLYAGNTANLLVVFREDGAAAFFKASLHELFGASAALDNFIDQQILRDISEQLAEASDYAAAVHKIQEFLLTLWKHAVPDLLVHTAIRQIRQANGNVRIKELLHHLYISQDAFEKRFRRITGATPKQFAAIVRLRSVIDRSNDATLTETAYNAGYFDQAHFIKDFKAFTGKTPGEFYRSQLFW is encoded by the coding sequence ATGCATATTGAACAGTATAAACCGGTTGCTGTCTTACAGCCTTTCATCAGATCAATTATGATCATTGAAAGTGAATATGCATTACAGAATGAGGTATTGCCTGATACTTCATTGGTGATGGCGTTCCGGCTGAAAGGGAATGTAGCTGCCAGTGATTATGGTACATTGCCTTCAGCTGTTATTGCTGGTCTCCGTAAAACATCACGTACTTTATTGTATGCAGGCAATACTGCTAATTTGCTGGTGGTGTTCCGTGAGGATGGTGCGGCTGCGTTTTTTAAAGCGTCCTTACATGAATTATTTGGGGCTTCAGCTGCGCTCGATAATTTTATTGATCAACAGATATTGAGGGATATCAGTGAACAACTGGCGGAGGCAAGTGATTATGCAGCTGCTGTTCATAAGATACAGGAATTCCTGTTGACATTATGGAAACATGCAGTGCCGGATCTTTTGGTGCATACGGCTATCAGGCAAATCCGGCAGGCTAATGGCAACGTCCGAATTAAAGAACTGTTACATCATTTATATATCAGTCAGGATGCTTTTGAGAAAAGATTCCGCCGTATTACGGGTGCTACGCCTAAGCAATTTGCTGCCATTGTCAGATTAAGATCAGTTATCGACCGGTCAAATGATGCTACGCTGACGGAAACCGCGTATAATGCAGGATACTTTGATCAGGCGCATTTCATTAAAGATTTCAAGGCATTTACTGGTAAGACCCCTGGGGAATTTTACCGGTCGCAGCTTTTCTGGTAA
- a CDS encoding DUF3817 domain-containing protein encodes MMHLFRTKVGRLRLIGFLEGVSLLVLTGIAMPMKYAADNPSMVKIMGPIHGFFFVTFVINALSVGIEYKWKFTDITWKVLLACIIPFGTFYIDYRILRKME; translated from the coding sequence ATGATGCATTTATTTCGTACAAAAGTGGGCCGGTTGAGATTGATCGGTTTCCTGGAAGGAGTTTCTTTGTTGGTATTAACCGGGATTGCGATGCCTATGAAGTATGCTGCGGATAATCCTTCTATGGTGAAGATTATGGGACCGATACATGGGTTCTTCTTTGTGACATTTGTGATCAATGCGTTGAGTGTGGGGATTGAGTACAAGTGGAAGTTCACGGATATCACCTGGAAAGTATTATTAGCCTGTATAATTCCGTTTGGTACTTTCTACATTGATTACCGTATTCTGCGCAAGATGGAATAG
- a CDS encoding AraC family transcriptional regulator, with the protein MNEIKVYDARTFTSRFMPSTELDALLKGDLTRFLACKLEDMYRHVKQAVPPSRSATHSCLYLTAGTATMKIGSEIYTIGKDEMLFVPAGQVFSFGEDDENEGYICNFHDDMLLGKYGNSELLKAFEFLKVWGNPRICLDERTSAYVLHLFSRIVTEYMEHGVQQLDILQPNLVALLCEVNRAYQPLRSNQPHSASDITNRFREMVFQYASTRHLVSDYAALLNVSPSHLNKSVRTMTSKSPAKWIDEAIVMEAKVLLSQFDSPISEVALQVGFEDQSYFTRLFKRYEGVTPTEFRKMIKMS; encoded by the coding sequence ATGAATGAGATCAAGGTATATGATGCCCGGACCTTCACTTCCCGTTTTATGCCTTCCACTGAGCTGGATGCCTTACTAAAGGGGGATCTGACTAGGTTTCTGGCCTGTAAACTGGAAGATATGTACCGTCATGTGAAACAGGCGGTGCCGCCTTCCCGGTCCGCTACGCACTCCTGTTTGTACCTGACGGCGGGTACCGCAACCATGAAGATCGGCAGTGAAATATACACGATTGGCAAGGATGAAATGTTATTTGTCCCTGCCGGACAGGTGTTTTCTTTTGGGGAGGATGACGAAAATGAAGGGTATATCTGCAATTTTCATGATGACATGCTGTTGGGGAAATATGGGAACAGTGAGTTACTGAAAGCGTTTGAGTTCCTGAAAGTCTGGGGGAATCCCCGTATATGCCTGGATGAACGGACGTCAGCTTATGTCCTGCATCTCTTCAGCCGTATCGTTACGGAGTACATGGAACATGGTGTACAGCAGCTGGATATTCTTCAGCCTAACCTGGTTGCGTTGCTTTGTGAAGTGAACAGGGCTTATCAGCCTTTGCGCAGTAATCAGCCGCACAGTGCTTCGGATATCACCAACCGGTTCCGTGAAATGGTGTTCCAGTATGCCAGCACCAGGCATCTGGTTAGCGATTATGCCGCTTTGCTCAATGTTTCTCCCAGTCATCTCAATAAATCCGTCAGGACAATGACGAGCAAGTCGCCTGCCAAATGGATCGATGAAGCCATCGTTATGGAAGCAAAAGTCTTACTCAGCCAGTTTGATAGTCCTATCAGCGAAGTTGCTTTACAGGTTGGTTTTGAGGACCAGTCTTATTTTACCCGTCTGTTTAAACGTTATGAAGGGGTGACGCCCACTGAATTCAGGAAAATGATCAAAATGTCCTAA
- a CDS encoding protein phosphatase 2C domain-containing protein has translation MNIYTTLQRGTYHLNNCEDYLFHGNINPHTFVAAVMDGCTMGTDSHLISTLTGKLLRKIVKAKGYDDMRSLVNISPEEHLQDITRQLFAELNALRNQIQLDRNELLTTLLLMVADYKADKAILLVIGDGAISINGHVSIFDRDNKPDYIGYHLSEHFDSWYQRQYRIAFSNLLDISLATDGITSFKPFNPAVAPIDAIRFLLMDQEKSESDEMLNMKCKTLEHVYGMLPTDDLAIVRFLRKNS, from the coding sequence ATGAATATCTATACCACGCTGCAAAGAGGAACATATCATCTTAATAATTGTGAGGATTACCTTTTCCATGGCAATATTAACCCGCATACGTTTGTCGCTGCAGTGATGGATGGCTGTACCATGGGTACTGACAGTCATCTCATTTCTACATTGACAGGCAAGCTGTTACGGAAAATCGTCAAGGCAAAAGGATATGACGATATGCGCTCACTGGTCAATATTTCCCCGGAAGAACACCTCCAGGATATCACCCGCCAGCTGTTTGCTGAACTGAACGCCCTCCGGAACCAGATACAACTGGACCGAAATGAATTACTGACCACACTCCTGCTGATGGTAGCCGATTATAAGGCCGACAAAGCCATCCTCCTGGTCATCGGGGACGGCGCAATCAGTATCAACGGACATGTCAGCATATTCGACCGGGATAACAAACCCGATTACATCGGCTATCACCTCTCCGAACATTTCGACAGCTGGTACCAGCGTCAGTACCGTATAGCATTCAGTAACTTACTGGATATCAGTCTCGCCACAGACGGCATCACCAGTTTCAAACCTTTCAATCCGGCAGTAGCCCCGATAGACGCGATCCGCTTCCTCCTCATGGACCAGGAGAAGTCTGAATCGGATGAAATGCTGAATATGAAATGCAAAACACTGGAGCACGTATACGGAATGCTGCCCACGGATGATCTGGCTATTGTCAGATTTCTCCGCAAAAACAGCTGA
- a CDS encoding AAA family ATPase, with product MEAIIFCGIQATGKTGFYKEHFLQTHIRISLDLLKSRYREDLFLEACFKSSQPFVVDNTNPGKADREKYISLARQHKFKVRGYYFQSRLEEALERNNLRTGKALIPKVGVLNTYKKLEIPSLEEGFDELYYVGLDTNGFTIKAWNNEI from the coding sequence ATGGAAGCAATTATTTTCTGTGGGATACAGGCTACCGGTAAAACCGGCTTTTATAAAGAACATTTCCTGCAGACCCACATAAGGATCTCGCTCGACCTGCTGAAAAGCCGTTACAGGGAAGACCTGTTTCTCGAAGCATGTTTCAAAAGCAGCCAACCCTTCGTTGTTGACAATACTAACCCTGGCAAAGCGGATAGAGAAAAGTATATCTCCCTTGCCCGACAACACAAATTCAAGGTGAGGGGTTATTACTTCCAATCCAGGCTTGAAGAAGCACTGGAAAGGAACAACCTGCGTACAGGCAAAGCCCTGATACCGAAAGTAGGCGTATTGAACACCTACAAAAAACTGGAAATACCCAGCCTGGAAGAAGGTTTCGACGAACTCTATTACGTCGGATTAGACACAAATGGTTTTACAATTAAAGCCTGGAATAATGAAATTTGA
- a CDS encoding tRNA(His) guanylyltransferase Thg1 family protein, whose product MKFDELDSKMRIYETAHDKIVLPGMYMVARIDGRGFTKLTKETHPFEAPFDPRFRDYMVETVKHLMNCGFNVVYGYTESDEISLLFHLAEGAFGRKHRKYNSILAGETSAKFSLQLGSLAAFDCRICELPNRQLVVDYFRWRNEDAHRNALNAHCYWQLRRDNHTRQSATNTIEKMSTADKNELLFRYNINFNNLPAWQKRGIGIYWAEMEKDGVNPKTGEQVVVKRRQLYVNQELPVKDEYNRFIQELIEQSEQ is encoded by the coding sequence ATGAAATTTGATGAACTGGACAGCAAAATGCGGATCTATGAAACCGCGCATGACAAGATCGTACTACCGGGTATGTACATGGTAGCCCGTATCGACGGCAGAGGATTCACCAAACTAACAAAGGAAACGCATCCTTTTGAAGCCCCTTTTGATCCGCGATTCAGAGACTATATGGTGGAAACTGTAAAACACCTCATGAACTGCGGCTTTAACGTCGTGTATGGCTATACGGAAAGCGATGAAATATCCTTGCTTTTCCACCTGGCAGAAGGTGCTTTCGGTCGTAAACACCGTAAGTACAACTCCATTCTCGCGGGCGAAACAAGCGCGAAATTCTCCCTGCAACTGGGTAGTCTGGCAGCATTTGATTGCCGCATCTGCGAATTGCCTAACCGGCAACTCGTGGTAGATTATTTCAGATGGAGGAATGAAGATGCACATCGTAATGCCCTCAATGCACACTGTTACTGGCAATTGCGTAGAGACAATCACACACGTCAGAGCGCTACCAATACAATAGAAAAAATGAGTACGGCAGATAAAAATGAACTGCTGTTCCGCTATAATATCAACTTTAATAATTTGCCGGCCTGGCAAAAAAGAGGGATCGGTATTTACTGGGCAGAGATGGAGAAAGACGGCGTCAATCCTAAAACAGGCGAACAGGTAGTGGTGAAAAGAAGACAGTTGTATGTGAACCAGGAACTACCGGTAAAAGACGAGTACAACCGTTTTATACAAGAGCTGATTGAACAAAGCGAGCAATAA
- a CDS encoding EF-hand domain-containing protein, translating into MMKKIFVAAILFTALSTVKTYAQDQQPKPKHEGLFQKLDTDGDGKISKAEADKQEKGRFNLKEKFDAIDANKDSYIDKEELKAYRKSQKEKREAAGKK; encoded by the coding sequence ATGATGAAGAAAATTTTTGTTGCCGCGATACTGTTTACAGCACTGAGCACTGTTAAGACATATGCACAGGATCAGCAGCCTAAGCCAAAACATGAAGGTCTGTTCCAGAAATTGGATACTGACGGTGATGGCAAGATCAGCAAGGCGGAGGCAGACAAACAGGAGAAGGGCAGATTTAATCTGAAAGAGAAATTTGATGCTATTGACGCTAACAAGGATTCATATATTGACAAGGAAGAACTGAAAGCGTACAGAAAAAGCCAGAAGGAGAAGAGAGAAGCTGCTGGCAAGAAGTAG
- a CDS encoding Na+/H+ antiporter, whose product MHSTFVLYIGLLLVILVLVMLAQRLKISYPIVLVLGGLALSLIPGLPDVSIDPELIFLLFLPPLLYDAAWNTSWKEFWKWRRVISSFAFGIILLTSCVIAVVSSSLIPGFTLALGFLLGGIISPPDAVSATTVMRGLDVPRRLVSIIEGESLMNDASSLIVYRFALAAVLTGSFTFHEAALSFVIVIVMGIVTGLVIALIFYVIHRWMPTTASMDTVLTFVAPYVMYIVAEAFHFSGVLAVVSGGLFMSNRQQTILSHLSRLQGVNVWATVGFVLNGIVFMLIGLELPVIVSGLGESSLKQAIWYGLVISAVVIVTRILCTQGAAIFTVFISRFIKTADNKPGWKLPLVFGWAGMRGVVSLAAALSIPIMAGGKAFPQRNMILFITFVVILVTLVLQGLTLPWLIRKLGLEEVDYMSEVEQDTLIRKKLTFIAVQLLDTQYKTDVEENELIRQLRATMENEYTFLESYAASHATDINRQQAISRYRIVFNELIHEQREMLQKINKKAEFDEEIVRKHMSLLDLAEEKITQQYK is encoded by the coding sequence ATGCACTCTACATTCGTTCTGTACATTGGCCTCCTCCTTGTCATTCTTGTACTGGTAATGCTGGCTCAGCGTTTAAAGATCTCTTATCCTATTGTGCTGGTGCTCGGCGGACTGGCACTTAGTCTTATTCCCGGATTGCCCGACGTTTCCATTGATCCTGAACTGATATTCCTGCTGTTTCTGCCACCGCTGCTGTATGATGCGGCCTGGAACACTTCCTGGAAGGAATTCTGGAAGTGGCGGCGTGTGATCAGTTCTTTTGCATTTGGGATCATTCTGCTGACTTCCTGTGTCATAGCGGTTGTATCCAGTAGTCTGATTCCCGGTTTTACACTCGCGTTGGGCTTCCTGCTGGGAGGGATTATTTCTCCCCCGGATGCGGTTTCTGCTACTACGGTGATGCGCGGACTGGATGTGCCCAGAAGACTGGTTTCCATTATTGAAGGGGAAAGTCTGATGAATGACGCTTCCAGTTTGATTGTGTACCGGTTTGCGCTGGCAGCGGTGCTCACAGGTAGTTTTACCTTTCATGAAGCAGCGCTCAGTTTTGTGATTGTTATTGTGATGGGAATTGTAACCGGATTGGTCATTGCGCTGATCTTCTATGTGATTCACCGCTGGATGCCTACGACGGCGAGTATGGATACTGTACTGACATTTGTAGCGCCTTATGTAATGTATATAGTAGCCGAAGCGTTTCATTTCTCCGGTGTACTGGCGGTGGTCAGCGGAGGTTTGTTTATGTCCAATAGACAGCAAACGATCCTTAGTCATCTCAGTCGTTTACAAGGTGTCAATGTGTGGGCTACTGTCGGCTTTGTGTTGAATGGTATTGTTTTTATGCTGATAGGACTGGAGTTGCCGGTGATTGTCAGCGGACTGGGAGAAAGTTCGCTGAAACAGGCAATCTGGTATGGGTTGGTGATCTCTGCTGTGGTGATTGTTACGCGTATTCTCTGTACACAGGGAGCGGCTATATTTACTGTGTTTATCAGCAGATTTATCAAAACGGCAGATAACAAACCGGGATGGAAACTGCCCCTGGTTTTTGGATGGGCAGGTATGCGTGGGGTGGTATCCCTGGCAGCGGCGTTGTCTATACCGATCATGGCCGGCGGCAAAGCATTTCCGCAACGTAATATGATCCTGTTTATCACCTTTGTGGTGATATTGGTTACCCTGGTGTTGCAGGGGCTCACTTTGCCCTGGCTGATCAGGAAACTGGGCCTGGAAGAAGTGGATTATATGTCGGAGGTAGAGCAGGATACCCTGATCCGTAAAAAGTTGACCTTTATCGCTGTGCAGTTGCTGGATACGCAGTATAAGACTGATGTGGAAGAAAATGAGCTGATCCGTCAGTTACGTGCAACGATGGAGAATGAATATACCTTCCTGGAGAGTTATGCCGCATCACATGCAACGGATATAAACAGGCAACAGGCGATCAGCCGGTACCGCATCGTATTCAATGAACTGATTCATGAACAGCGGGAGATGTTGCAGAAGATTAATAAGAAAGCAGAGTTTGATGAAGAGATCGTACGGAAGCATATGTCGTTGCTGGATCTGGCGGAAGAAAAGATCACACAACAGTATAAATAA
- a CDS encoding GNAT family N-acetyltransferase — translation MAQLFNINDITIRTELKTGDLGYVAYMHGRIYNSELGYGFNFERYVLEGLLEFSRQYDPQKDRVWICEYKDRIVGFLMALSRGKTLQLRYFIIEPEFRGAGLGKRLMDSFMAFMDEQQFEHAYLWTTNQQDTAVSLYLRHGFMLTEEKDSKAFDKPLTEKRYDLFRTPNPLLEPYDTPYGLPPFDLITPARYLPAFEAAMEEHRKNIAQITSLQTPPSFADTLEAFEKSARLLRNVSAVFHNLTSANTSPELENISRQLAPMLARHSDDIYLDAALFNRIKALYERRDALTLTGEQAKLLEKAYKDFVRSGANLDADKQTRLREINKQLSLLTVRFGQHLLAETNHYEMVITAEKDLAGLPDSLIEAAALSAKAAGKESGWRFTLHNASVMPFLQYADQRHLRQEIYEAYINRCNHNDERDNKEIVTQLAALRAEKAALLGYASHADFILEENMAKTPAKANELLQQLWHAALPVAKQEAVEMQALMNREGKGEQLEAWDWFYYADKVRKEKYAYDAEALRPYFKLENVRDGLFFTAKKLYGLHFHLLKDVPVYHEEVSAYEVKGDDGTLVGLLYLDFHPRTSKRGGAWMTSYRKQAINANGRVAPVISIVCNFSRPTATQPALLTPDEAETFFHEAGHALHGLLSDVTYETLSGTSVPRDFVELPSQVMEHWAFEPEVLAQYAKHYETGELIPAALVEKMKAASRFNQGFATVEYLAASLLDMAYHTLPAGNNIVPLDFEKEQMDTIGLIPQIAPRYRSTYFQHIFAGGYSAGYYSYIWSEVLDSDAFAAFKETGNIFDPATAQAFRKNILEKGGTGEPMDLYVAFRKREPDVKYLLQHRGLETSTH, via the coding sequence ATGGCGCAGCTTTTTAACATAAATGACATCACGATAAGAACCGAGCTCAAAACCGGAGATCTCGGTTATGTAGCTTACATGCACGGCAGGATCTATAACAGCGAACTGGGTTACGGCTTTAACTTCGAGCGCTACGTGCTGGAAGGATTGCTGGAATTCTCCCGCCAGTACGATCCGCAGAAAGACCGTGTATGGATCTGTGAATATAAAGACCGCATTGTTGGCTTTCTGATGGCACTTAGCCGAGGGAAAACCCTGCAGCTAAGGTATTTCATCATCGAGCCTGAATTCCGTGGCGCTGGCCTTGGAAAAAGGCTGATGGACAGCTTCATGGCATTCATGGATGAACAGCAGTTCGAACATGCCTATCTCTGGACCACCAACCAGCAGGATACCGCTGTATCGCTATACCTCCGCCATGGTTTTATGCTCACCGAAGAAAAAGACAGCAAGGCTTTCGACAAACCGCTGACAGAAAAAAGGTACGACCTGTTCAGAACTCCGAATCCGCTGCTGGAACCGTACGACACGCCTTACGGCCTCCCTCCTTTTGACCTCATCACCCCGGCCCGTTACCTGCCGGCCTTTGAAGCAGCCATGGAGGAACACCGGAAAAATATAGCACAGATCACCAGTCTGCAAACGCCTCCCTCCTTCGCAGATACCCTCGAGGCTTTTGAAAAAAGCGCTAGGTTATTACGTAATGTAAGCGCTGTATTCCATAACCTCACCTCTGCCAATACCTCTCCGGAACTGGAAAACATCTCCCGTCAGCTGGCTCCTATGCTCGCCAGACACAGTGATGATATCTACCTGGATGCGGCTTTATTCAACAGGATAAAAGCCCTGTATGAAAGAAGGGATGCTCTGACCCTGACCGGTGAACAGGCAAAACTGCTGGAAAAAGCCTATAAAGACTTTGTACGCAGCGGCGCTAACCTGGACGCAGACAAACAAACAAGACTACGCGAGATCAATAAACAACTGTCATTACTCACCGTACGCTTCGGACAGCACCTGCTGGCAGAAACGAATCACTACGAAATGGTGATCACAGCAGAGAAAGACCTCGCCGGTCTCCCCGACTCTCTCATAGAAGCAGCTGCCCTGTCAGCAAAAGCAGCCGGTAAAGAAAGCGGCTGGCGCTTTACCTTACACAACGCCAGCGTAATGCCTTTCCTGCAATATGCGGATCAGCGTCACCTGCGGCAAGAGATCTATGAAGCATACATAAACCGTTGTAACCACAACGACGAAAGAGATAATAAAGAGATCGTTACACAACTCGCAGCCCTGAGAGCAGAAAAAGCGGCGCTGCTGGGATATGCTTCTCATGCGGACTTCATCCTGGAAGAAAACATGGCGAAAACACCTGCGAAAGCCAATGAACTGTTACAGCAATTATGGCATGCCGCCCTGCCTGTAGCGAAACAGGAAGCCGTTGAAATGCAGGCGCTCATGAACCGCGAAGGAAAAGGTGAACAACTCGAAGCCTGGGATTGGTTCTATTATGCAGATAAAGTTAGAAAAGAGAAATATGCTTACGATGCAGAAGCATTACGTCCATACTTCAAACTGGAGAACGTACGGGATGGCCTCTTCTTCACCGCAAAAAAACTCTACGGACTGCACTTCCATCTGCTGAAAGACGTTCCGGTTTACCATGAAGAAGTATCTGCCTACGAAGTAAAAGGCGATGATGGTACACTGGTCGGATTACTCTATCTGGACTTCCATCCCCGTACCTCCAAACGTGGCGGTGCATGGATGACCTCTTACCGCAAACAAGCCATTAATGCCAACGGACGCGTTGCACCGGTGATCTCCATCGTATGTAACTTCTCCCGGCCAACTGCTACTCAACCGGCTTTATTGACACCGGATGAAGCGGAAACCTTCTTCCATGAAGCCGGTCACGCATTACATGGCCTGCTGTCAGATGTGACGTATGAGACCCTGTCAGGTACCTCCGTACCGCGTGACTTTGTAGAACTGCCTTCTCAGGTAATGGAACACTGGGCATTCGAACCGGAAGTACTGGCGCAATATGCGAAGCATTACGAAACCGGAGAACTGATCCCTGCAGCACTCGTAGAAAAGATGAAAGCTGCATCCAGATTCAACCAGGGGTTTGCGACCGTAGAATACCTCGCCGCTTCCCTGCTGGACATGGCCTATCACACACTGCCCGCCGGTAACAATATCGTACCACTGGACTTTGAAAAAGAACAGATGGATACTATCGGACTGATCCCGCAGATTGCACCAAGATACCGCAGCACTTACTTCCAGCACATATTTGCAGGAGGCTATTCCGCCGGATATTATAGCTATATATGGTCAGAAGTACTGGATAGCGACGCCTTTGCCGCTTTCAAAGAAACTGGCAATATCTTCGATCCTGCTACTGCACAGGCATTCAGGAAAAATATCCTGGAGAAAGGAGGAACAGGAGAGCCAATGGACTTATATGTTGCTTTCCGTAAAAGAGAACCGGATGTGAAGTACCTGCTGCAACACAGAGGACTTGAAACAAGTACGCATTAA